DNA from Elaeis guineensis isolate ETL-2024a chromosome 2, EG11, whole genome shotgun sequence:
tggatttttgTTCAGATACAGGAGAGAATATTTCTGATGAAACAGAGTTGGAGTTTGAagctagatcatcaacagatgggGCATGGTAAGCACTTTATAAGGCTTTCCTTGTGTTCCAACTCCACATATGCAAATTTGCATTGATCTGTAGTCTGCAGGTAGGATTTGTTtcaaaaaaatctctctctctctctctctctctctctcctctcacacacacacacacacacacaaacacacacacacaccacgcATACAACACAAACAACTTGAGGAGGGGCAGACACAGAGCCCACCtccttgtatttatttttttctccggCCATCTACTATGTTTATTATAAATTTCACCCTTGACTACATAATATTTCATCCAAAGCATGGGGAGGTTCGGTCTGGATACATTACTGTGTCATCGCCCTTATCTCCCACTCTCAGTTTCAGTTGCAGTTCTTAAGTAGTTGTAGTCGCTTGGGTGGAGTTTTGCAGAAGATGTTCTCCCAATGTTAGCTTCATCGTTACCACTGAAATGAGAGGTTCTACTTTACTGGGGTCATTCTTCTCCTGTCAATAGGCGGGAGACTCCCTTATGTAACAGCAGTAGTGTTTCCGGCTTTGTCAAAAACTCTGCATTTTTGGGTGGGAAGTTCTTATATATAACTTGACAGTACTTTTAGTTATCAATAAAATAAGGGGGAGCCACAAGCCCCTGCttcatgtcaaaaaaaaaaaaaaaaaaatcatccaaagCATGTGGATCTCTTTCCTTTGAATATGGTAAGCTCTAATGCTTATTATAATTGAACAGGCTAGCAAACTTGTAATATTAGTTTCTCTTCAGCATTTTAATGTAGTTTTGGGTCTCAACCTGGTTTTAACTAACTCAGGCTTCATGTACAAAAGTCAGACTGTTGACTAGCTTTGCATGGGCTATTACCACCAGGGACAGAgctagatttttttcttttcttggtgTTGGGCCGCAGCAAAAAATCACTATACCCATGTACAGTAGATCATtggaaaatataaatatttagattCAAATGAAGATGCTTATGTGTCGATTGTTTAATCCTTAGAGCCAGTTCCTTATAAGGTCCAATAGTAATGGCGAGAGAATTTTTAGGTTAAACTTTCAACAGTGTCACAATCTTTACATATTTCAAGAAATTCTAAGCATATAATGAGGATGTGCAGTATTATGCAACATAATGGGCAACATCATTATTCTCATGTGACAAGAACTAGCTGAAAGGGGGGATTATTCAGAGGGAGTAGTGATAAACAAATCTTGGTGACAAAATTAGGAGTAGACATGGAGAATGCAAATGACAGTGCATGGGGGTTGGCCAAAACAATAAACACTCTTTGGAGGGCAAGATAAGATGAGAAGACACAGAAGAGAAGTAAATTTCCCATGCTTAGATTATGTCTGACTGGCACTGGAGGGTGAGGAAAGTTGGAGAGGCTTCAATGAACTGAAGGACGTGTAGTTGAAGAATTAGAGAGGTTAGGGTGATTTGCAATGAAGGAGCCCAAAGAAAAGTGATGATAATCTGGATCATGCCCTAAGGAATGCAGGATGCATAAAGTCACAAAGACAAGGTATCATAAAAAAAAGGGGCCATAGTTGCTATAAGAGGAAAAGTGGGAGTGGGTGCAGATGCAGGAAATGGATACTTCACAAGCACTTCTAGTATAGTGCTTAGGAAGCAGGTGCATGTACAAGATTCTTGGAAGATTCCAAAGCAGGTGTGTTGCCTTAGGCAAAGGATTCCAACTACTAAGAATAGACCTATTTCTGACAGAGGAGACATGAGAGGCTCATATTTCATTTGGttgttgagagaagagaaaagaaagctgGTAGAGAGAAACTTTTTAAAAATTCACCATGAAAAAAAGGAGAGGACAGGCTTATAATTATTTCTTCCATTTTAAGTGGTGGTTTTGAgggattataaaaataaaaaggtaaAAAGATGCAATTGGATTAGAGCAACCTGTAGCTTATCTACTTTTTTGCTTATCTTTGataatttattaaaatctttGTTTCCTTCTTTTCCCCCGTGTTTTATTCAGTTCGTACCTGCTTTTCTTTTATTTGCTCAACAAACTCCCAAAGCGCCTCAATGAGACATTATGAGAAGGTAAATGAAGCATGATAATCAAATGTACAATAATGCTTATAAACTGCATGAGATTGGAATTGTTCATTAGATCCTAGGAAATTTCAATATTAAGGCCaatacaaatgaaaaagttagttTAAGACTGCTCTTATGAAGCATTGCCAGAACAGTCTTAATAAGGTAATGCTTGATAATCATCAGGCATTAATAAGGCCAGCGGTCTTAGCATCTTAGTAAGCTAATGCTTGGTCATTAGACATCCTTCAACTTGATAGACTGATTTAGCACTTATGTCCTATATATTGAGGATCAATAAACAAATAATGCAATAAGTTGACAAATAAGGCAGGCTATAGCCCCTTTTATATTACACATTCATGTAACTCTTCTAAGTTTGTAAACGGACAACACAACTGTATGCAACCCATAACACTGGTGTTCTAGCGTACAGTTTTTCTACAAAACAGATAAATGCAGACCTTGATTGTAAATTTATTGCATGGCTTTTTGGAATATCTTTTATTGATCTTTTTCTGCTACTGCAGGTATGATGTTGCTACTTTCCTCATGCACAGAGTTCTTAGTTCTGGTGAACTTGTAAGGAgcaccaatccaattagattatttattttttctgtaCAAAATCTTAACTCTGAGGCCTAATAGTTTATCGAAGACATAATATCCTTAATGACTTCACTTTGGTTTGCTTGCCATGTTGAATCTCCACATATGAATTACACTTGCAGCATGTGCTAAGAACCATCATTCTGATTCTTGTGCTGTTACATGTATAATTGCTTAAATTGATAACTTTGCTTTCATACCAACTTGTGGATGTACATGAAGATATTTTCAATTATCAGATCATCCCCCACCCACCCCTACCCCCACCCCCCCCATGCCTGCGGAACTATTATATGTAACTGATAAAATGAACATCCGAATGGTAGGCCTTGCATCAGGTATGGGATACTTAAATTGGGAAGCAAGGGACAAAACGTTAGGTAGGCAGATCCAGGTCAGGCTTCAAGATACTAAATAagtcttttcctttttgtttcttattttttgttTGACCTGAGGAGTGTTATAATCGAGACATTCCTTTCTTTGTAAAGTTTGCATTTTTAATGATCTATATGAACAAGTAGAATGGTCCTTCCGGTATAAAGCAGGTAATACctttatcttattttcttttattttgttaaaCTTTGCCACCCCCTCAACTTTGATTACTTTCTTCAGTACCCATACTAATCGAAATGTTCGTGCTTGCACCATTTTTATCTTTCTTATGCATTAGCAGTACCATAATTGTTGTCCTAGTAAACTTGATGCGCCTATAGAAAGTCATGATTGTTGCCTCATTGTGTAAGTGCTTGGTCTGACAAACTAATTGGGTTGAGTCACGTTTGGTTTCATATATGAATGGATCTAAACATAGGAGCGGGAAGAAACCTACCTTCTTTGGATCATGATAATTGCTTTGATAAATGCTGACCATGCCTGATGCCTCCAAAGCAATAATTCATGTGGCATAAATTATATCTtgcacaaaatgtttcatctcaaGCAATTCCTTCCCTATTAGTATCAATGCATGCTCCAGAAAATCCAGTCTAGAGTTGTTGGCCTACTTGTTTACTGATGTGATATAACAGAAGTACTATTTAGCCCCAGCTTCTCGTATGGTTGCAGCAATGTGCTTCTTGGTTCTTGTATATAATGTGCATAAAAACAAAGTATATGGCTTGACGCATGTATAATTATTACTGGATAAATGCTAAACATTATTATCAGATATCACATATAACCCAATTTTGTTAGCCTAGTGCTAATCCATAATGTTTGTTTCTCCGACATATCTTTATTTCTTGCAGTCATATTCCCAAACTGTCATTTCTTGTTTTATGTTATATACGTGGGTAACTTCTAGAGAAAAGCTGTTATAGAATTACAGAACAATTGTCAAATATTGTTGACAAGTCTTGCTTCTGACTCATCCTTAATGCTGCAATCTGATAGTCTCATTGGTATGTCCATAATCTATGTTAATGAATTGTCATGGTATTCTAGGAAGTTCATGTGAGATATCAAGGATTTGATGCCGAGGAGGATGAGTGGGTGAATGTCAAGAAAGCAGTCCGAGAGCGCTCAATTCCTCTTGAGTCTTCTGAATGTCTGAAGGTTGCAGTAGGGGATCCTGTTCTCTGTTTTCGGGTATGTCTTTTAAGAACAAATATGATCCCCTCTTTTAAGTCGCCATCAGGAATTTATTTCTTCCGAAACTTCCACTTCAGGAAACCAGCGAACAAGCTGCATACTATGATGCACATGTCGTAGAAATCCAAAGGAAAATGCATGATATAAGGGGCTGCAGGTGTCTCTTCCAGATCCGATATGATCATGATCAAACTGAGGTAACTATCATCTGAACAAGGATGTTTCAGTCACTCTTTTTTGGACCTGCATGAGTAGTCATTAATTGACAGTACACAGGGATCTAATAAGATCATATTCGTTACTATCTGATTCTTTATGCCAATGTCAGGAAAAAGTTAATTTAAGAAGCCTCTGCCGGAGGCCGACAAATTGATCCCAAGGTTTTGTTTACATGTTACCGATGAGGCAAAGATTTCACGTCAGCTGATCTTCCTGAATCAGATATGGGCCATCATGACACCCAAGACTGCAAGGAATTGTATTTTGACTTGGTGACAGATGATCGtacttttataatttttctttcgtTGATCATATGCTAGCAATATTACAACGTGAGGTCAACTTACAACAGGGTTGCAGCTTAATCGATGATAATGTTCCTAGGCATTATGAAACTCAACAGCTAAAGTGATGAACCTGACCTGCCTGTTCATATGAGTGGAGGTTGCTGGTAaccttcaattatttttttaaaaaaataagcggtgaggtaaaaaaaatatttaattgttTGTGGCCTGTTGGATGTCTTTGTTATTTCTTGTTTCCCCTCTTTCTTGTATTACTAATCTCGGATATATTGAAATCATTAAACAAACGCATACAAATGGGCCATTTCTTGTGCTACCAGGTTGGGTTTTGTGGGGGCTTCATTAATTCTGGACCGCAGAGACATTGGAGGTTCAGCACTGGACTTTTATTATTACCCTTTCTAGTGAAGGATCTACTTTGCTCCAGATCCAGATATAAATCATGTCTACGAG
Protein-coding regions in this window:
- the LOC105040622 gene encoding protein SAWADEE HOMEODOMAIN HOMOLOG 1 — protein: MGKRGRSRRPRSQRTRFTRSEIRQMENLLEKKDVEQEFLQKLTEELNVASGRTGSRTIQMKQVEKWFQSRKKHQANDVTSSPSSPKELINSAPESSSDIAKDTGENISDETELEFEARSSTDGAWYDVATFLMHRVLSSGELEVHVRYQGFDAEEDEWVNVKKAVRERSIPLESSECLKVAVGDPVLCFRETSEQAAYYDAHVVEIQRKMHDIRGCRCLFQIRYDHDQTEEKVNLRSLCRRPTN